The Macaca fascicularis isolate 582-1 chromosome 1, T2T-MFA8v1.1 genome includes a window with the following:
- the LOC135964431 gene encoding NBPF family member NBPF4-like, whose product MVVSADPLSRERAEMNILEINKELRSQLAESNQQFRDLKEKFLITQATAYSLANQLKKYKCEEYKDIIDSVLRDELQFVEKLAEKLRQAEELGQYKALVHSQARELTQLREKLQEGRDASRSLNQHFKALLTPDDLDKFQGQDLREQLAEGRRLAERLLHKLSPETDEDEDEDEKDAEVEKVQESPAPREVQMAEGKEVPQDSLEECAVTCSNSHDPSDSNQPHRSTKITSEEDKVDSALVVENEPSHDEEKEALNILPENQNDHEEEQGKAPVPPRNRQSVEPGELTKLRDFLISPVVSHVVNPEHCDMSNSYLHHEVTFLALDEEKVCSVQDVARDYSKSKWDETPLGFLEKQNNLEEVKGKETVDPRLSRGPLRGDKREVPQESLDGCCLTPSILPDLPHSYRPYGSTSYCFEEMQVSLALVDKIEKDQEELEDQDPPCPRLSQELPEVKEQEIPEDSVDEVYLTPSVHRDLSDCHQPYSSTLSSLEDQLACSALDIASPTKMACPQGTWSADLSHHLSEVQVAHAQLEPSTLVPSCLRLQLDQGNGLARRSLSSTTCSFTANTDSGNQWNFQELVLEPSLGMKNPPQLGGDALKGSAENTQGRQVIGQIHASSVLKPKIIKRKLPLSKWRLACRFPGLQA is encoded by the exons ATGGTGGTATCTGCCGACCCTTTGTCCCGCGAGAGGGCAGAGATGAACATCCTAGAAATCAACAAGGAATTGCGCTCCCAGCTGGCAGAGAGCAATCAGCAGTTCCGAGACCTCAAAGAGAAATTCCTTATAACTCAAGCTACTGCCTACTCCCTGGCCAACCAGCTGAAGAAATACA AGTGTGAAGAGTACAAAGACATCATAGACTCTGTGCTGAGGGATGAACTGCAGTTCGTGGAGAAGCTGGCAGAGAAGCTCAGGCAAGCTGAGGAGCTCGG GCAATATAAAGCCCTGGTTCACTCTCAGGCACGAGAGCTGACCCAGTTACGGGAGAAGTTACAGGAAGGGAGAGATGCCTCCCGTTCACTGAATCAGCATTTCAAGGCCCTCCTCACTCCTGATGACCTTGACAAGTTCCAGGGTCAGGACCTCCGAGAGCAGCTGGCTGAGGGGCGCCGGCTGGCAGAGCGCCTTCTCCACAAGCTCAGTCCAG AAACTGatgaagatgaggatgaagatgagaaagatgcGGAGGTTGAGAAAGTACAGGAATCACCTGCTCCCAG GGAGGTGCAGATGGCTGAAGGAAAGGAAGTCCCTCAGGACTCACTGGAGGAATGTGCTGTCACTTGTTCAAATAGTCACGACCCATCTGACTCCAACCAGCCTCACAGGAGCACCAAAATCACATCTGAGGAAGACAAAGTCGACTCTGCTCTGGTTGTAGAGAATGAACCCTCTCATGATGAAGAGAAGGAAGCTCTAAACATTCTCCCAG AAAATCAAAATGATCATGAGGAAGAACAGGGGAAAGCGCCAGTGCCCCCCA GGAACCGACAATCAGTTGAGCCAGGTGAACTGACTAAACTCAGGGATTTCCTGATCTCACCTGTGGTCTCCCATGTGGTTAATCCAGA ACACTGTGACATGTCCAACTCTTACCTGCATCATGAAGTCACTTTCTTGGCACTGGATGAAGAGAAAGTTTGCTCTGTTCAGGATGTTGCCAGGGATTACTCCAAATCCAAATGGGATGAAACCCCACTTGGCTTCCTAG aaaagcaaaataacCTTGAAGaggtgaaaggaaaagaaacagttgatcccag GCTCAGCAGGGGACCGCTGAGGGGGGACAAGCGTGAAGTCCCCCAGGAGTCACTGGATGGATGTTGCTTGactccttccatccttcctgaCCTACCTCACTCCTACCGCCCTTATGGGAGCACTTCGTACTGTTTTGAAGAAATGCAAGTCAGCTTGGCTCTCGTAGACA AAATTGAAAAGGATCAAGAGGAGCTAGAAGATCAAGACCCACCGTGCCCCAG GCTCAGCCAGGAGCTGCCAGAGGTGAAGGAGCAGGAAATCCCAGAGGACTCCGTGGATGAAGTTTACTTGACTCCTTCAGTTCACCGTGACCTGTCTGACTGTCACCAGCCTTATAGCAGCACCTTGTCCTCATTGGAGGATCAACTTGCCTGCTCTGCTTTGGATATAGCCT CTCCCACCAAGATGGCCTGTCCCCAAGGGACTTGGAGtgcagacttgagccaccacctGTCAGAGGTGCAGGTTGCACATGCACAGCTGGAACCAAGCACCCTGGTGCCCAGTTGTCTGCGACTACAGCTGGATCAAGGGAATGGCTTGGCCAGGCGGAGCCTTTCCTCCACCACCTGCAGTTTCACAGCCAACACTGATTCTGGGAACCAATGGAACTTCCAAG agctGGTTTTAGAGCCCTCCCTGGGGATGAAGAACCCTCCCCAGCTGGGAGGTGATGCACTTAAAGGCTCAGCAGAGAACACACAAGGGCGTCAAGTCATTGGCCAGATTCATGCCTCCAGTGTCCTGAAACCAAAGATCATCAAAAGAAAACTCCCACTCAGCAAGTGGAGACTGGCATGCAGATTCCCTGGCCTGCAAGCTTAG